DNA sequence from the Patescibacteria group bacterium genome:
TTTTGTAGACGGGTTTACGGTTGCAGGATTTATTCCAGCATTCATCGGAGCATTTATTGTTTCAGTGTTTGGTTGGTTTGGTAACAAAGTTCTCTGATGCAGAATATAAATATTGGTTTGCGAAAGAATTACGCTACTATTTTATTTTTTACTTTTATTGCCCTTGCACTACTCTCATTGTTTTTAAATGAACCTATCTATTACTTGGAGCAATTTATAGGAGATAATTATATTATAAGTTCAATTACTTTTATCGTACTGATGTTTGTTGCAACAGTTATTGCTCCGATTGCAGTGTTGCCAATAGTTCCAACAGTTGCACTTGTGCTTGGCCCACTACCGACAGCGATGTATAGCATAGTAGGGTGGACTGCGGGAGCCGTTGTTGCCTTTTTAATTGCGCGACATCTAGGCAGACCTGCACTTGCTCGTTTTGTGTCACTTGATGAAATATCCAAGTATGAAAAGTACATACCCTTAAATGCGGAATTTTGGTGGATTGTGATACTTCGTATGATTATCCCAGTTGATATACTCAGTTACGCCATAGGATTTCTCAGCAGAATATCGGTGGGGAAGTACATTCTCGCTACACTCATCGGGGTCACTCCTTTTTCATTTGTTTTTGCATACCTTGGAATAGCATTCATACAGAAACAATATTTTCTATTGGTATTATTTTTAGTTATTGCACTTTTTATATTCAGTTTGGCGTACATACTCATTATAAAAAGGAAGTAATAAAGCTATCTCGCTTAGGCGAGATAGCTTTATTTTAAAGGTATATTACGATAAATATAGAGATTTTTGTATATCACACATATTTTTTCAAAAATTAGCCATTCTATTCCCCACTACGCTATAATGTACCGAGTATGTAGTCTGCTTAGATCTTACTGTTTGGATCTGTGGGCGATATGTTTTTTATGCACCAGACTACTTTTTATAGATGATATAAAAATTTCTACGTTTGAATAGCGTTGTACTTCTGCTACAATTGTGTGCATGGAGTACTCACCTACTATAGGGCTAGAAATACACGCTGAGCTAAAAACCAATACAAAGCTTTTTTGTAATTCCAAAAACGATTCCAATGAGAAGAAGCCAAATGTTAACATCTGTCCAGTGTGTATGGGACATCCAGGAACACTCCCAGTTCTTAACAGACAAGCTATAAAAAATGTTCTAACTATAGGATTCGCTCTTGGCAGCGACTTAGCTGATTTTACAGAATTTGATCGTAAAAATTATTTTTATCCAGATATTCCAAAAGGCTATCAAATAAGCCAATACAAATTCCCTCTTGTAAGCGGAGGTAAGTTAAATGGCATTGTAATCACAAGGATACATCTCGAGGAAGACACCGCGCGTTCAGTACACAGTTCAGATGACAGCCATAGCTTGATTGATTTTAATAGAGCTGGTGTTCCTCTGATGGAATTGGTTACGGAACCGATGATTAAAGATGCTAAACAAGCAGTCTCGTTTGCCCGAGAACTCCAGCTTTTAATTCGCTATTTAGGAATAGGAGATGCTAATATGGAAAAAGGTGAGATGAGGGTTGAGGCAAACATCTCAGTAAGTAAAAATGCCTCTCTTGGTACAAAAGTTGAAATTAAAAATCTAAACTCTTTTAAAGTCGTTGAAAAAGCTATTAATTATGAAGTTTCTATACTTGCTCAATTGGAAACTGCCAATAAAATTTTTTATTTGGGAGATTATGTATATTACTTTAGGGCGGATTGTTGTGGGCTGCCTAACTACGAGGATACGATATACTTATTCAATCCTATCCGTATTTCCCTAAATCTTTTAGAAGATAATAGCTTTGAATTAAGATACTGGCAGCTTTCTTTTCATCTGCGGTATCAATAATCAGATTTCCACCACAAACCGAGCATTTGTAATTCACGCCATAAAGTCCTTTACCATGGCTGACGCCTCGCTTCCATGCATCTTTGACAGATACGTCTTGAGCACCCACTGCTTCCCTTAAGATATCACCTATGCTTTTACCGCTCGTCTCTCTAATTTCGTCTAGCTGTATTTTTAAATCCTGGCTCACTCGTATGCTGATGGTAGGATGGCTTTTATCATATTTAATCTTTGACGGTGGCGGCTGTTTTTTCTTTACCATAATTCCACTCCATTTACTACTTGATATAGTCCACGCTATGTACGCGGAATATGATACCACATTACGGGGAATTTACGATAGGGTATACGATAAGGTACACGGTAGGGTATACGAAGTGGTTTACGATATAGGGAAATAGTGAAAGTCAAGCTTTCTGCGATCATACAGGATATGGAGGCTTTATGATATACCAATGTCTGTAAAGGATACTTTCGTCGCCCATAATGGCCAATGTGGATGTCTGATGGCTACTCTGTTATCGAATTACTATTAGCTTGAGCTATGTCAATACATAGTATAATTCAAGAAGAAGGTCATTCAGGTTATGCGTTCGAAGCATCGAAAATACTATAGATATAGTCTCTTCGAAGTATCAAAGAGGCCTATGTCTAGATCGAGTAAAGGAATACTAACTAAGATTTGGCTCAATGAAGGCTCAGTGGGGAGGGGAATAAGGACTCCCTATAAAAGAAGCCCCGGATTCTCAACGTGGCACTCCGCCGAATTGGGGGAGGCGCAAAGGCCTGCTCATGAGGCTTGGCTACTCGTTGACGGTTTGATAGGCCTCGTTTCGTGGCGTGGAGCTCCTGGGGCAAGCCTACGGTTAAGGTGCTAAAAAGGTTCCTTTTTTACTACTATACAGTAATCTTCCAGCTAGGAATTCAAGTAATTGTAGGACTATTAATGGTACACTTAACCTTTGGGTGCTTATATACTGTAAAAAATAAGGGAATAAGGTATGGGAAGGTATGGCAAAATCCAGGGTAGCACTAATTAAATGCGATACATACGATGATGCACAGGTATACGAAGCAGTTCAGGCGGGAGTAAACCTGCTTGGCGGAGTTTCCCATTTTGCCCAAGAAGGAGAAAATATAGTAATTAAACCCAATGCGCTGATAGGTACAAATCCTGAAAAGTGTGTTTGTACGCATCCTTCTGTATTCAGGGCAGCAGGTGTAATTTTAAAAGAGGCGAACCTCATACTATCTTATGGTGATTCTTCAGGTTTTGGAAGATGTCAGACTAATATGAAAAGGGGCGGATTCAAACAGGTGGCTGATGACTTAGACATCAGAATGGCTGATTTTGACAAAGGGAGATCTGTTACACATAATCAGGCACTGTTAAACCAGATTTTTGTTCTTGCTAATGGGGTCCTGGAATCAGACGGTTTAGTAAGCGTGTCAAAACTCAAGACACATGGGCTGACCAGGTTTACCGGAGCAGTAAAAAATCAATTTGGATGTATACCAGGTTTCCGTAAAGGCCAATTCCAT
Encoded proteins:
- a CDS encoding TVP38/TMEM64 family protein, which translates into the protein MQNINIGLRKNYATILFFTFIALALLSLFLNEPIYYLEQFIGDNYIISSITFIVLMFVATVIAPIAVLPIVPTVALVLGPLPTAMYSIVGWTAGAVVAFLIARHLGRPALARFVSLDEISKYEKYIPLNAEFWWIVILRMIIPVDILSYAIGFLSRISVGKYILATLIGVTPFSFVFAYLGIAFIQKQYFLLVLFLVIALFIFSLAYILIIKRK
- a CDS encoding CopG family transcriptional regulator, with product MVSYSAYIAWTISSSKWSGIMVKKKQPPPSKIKYDKSHPTISIRVSQDLKIQLDEIRETSGKSIGDILREAVGAQDVSVKDAWKRGVSHGKGLYGVNYKCSVCGGNLIIDTADEKKAASILIQSYYLLKDLGKYG